The following proteins are encoded in a genomic region of Sorangiineae bacterium MSr12523:
- a CDS encoding HAD family acid phosphatase, which translates to MTSSFKAVRSICGAFALAAWATFSHTAVAADISYEAWQRDVEDAVSDVGPYLQNRLSRGGSNLAIVLDIDNTALVSSDFPEEAGRANAPVLEVARWAHEHGYAILFVSYRSEGARNSTIRALQGVGYAVDALCLRNGSGARAASKQRCRRELASSGYTITANIGNLDTDLEGGDYEQGFKLPDYGVLQ; encoded by the coding sequence ATGACATCGTCTTTCAAAGCCGTGCGTAGCATCTGTGGGGCCTTTGCACTCGCTGCGTGGGCAACGTTTTCGCATACCGCCGTTGCAGCCGACATCTCGTACGAGGCGTGGCAGAGGGACGTCGAAGATGCGGTGAGCGATGTCGGTCCCTACCTGCAGAATCGACTTTCGCGCGGTGGTTCGAACTTGGCGATCGTCCTCGATATCGACAACACGGCGCTGGTCTCCTCGGATTTCCCCGAGGAGGCCGGGCGAGCCAATGCGCCCGTTCTCGAAGTCGCCCGCTGGGCGCACGAGCACGGATATGCCATTTTGTTCGTATCGTACCGCTCCGAGGGCGCGCGAAATTCGACCATCCGCGCGCTTCAGGGCGTCGGGTATGCGGTGGACGCGCTCTGCCTTCGAAACGGCTCGGGTGCTCGCGCCGCCTCGAAGCAACGCTGCCGCCGTGAGCTTGCGTCGAGCGGGTACACCATCACCGCGAACATCGGCAACTTGGATACCGATCTCGAAGGCGGTGATTACGAACAGGGATTCAAGTTGCCCGACTACGGCGTGCTCCAGTAG
- a CDS encoding MBL fold metallo-hydrolase yields the protein MRTILALVAGVLPFLACAAKTADSTTPSHVSDAVRLTYLGVAGWKIQAGDHVLLVDPYFTRAPIHDGGGPLVPDEAQIARYAPDSAEGILVEHSHWDHVLDVPFLAKRTGATVAGTDSALNVLRSSGVPESQLREARGGETFQIGPFSVRAIHALHSLIGMPSGNIPRGVTLPMAAEGYLPGETLQYLVRVNGRSILFIGSANYIESELQGLRPDVAIVATGLREKVPGYTCRLMHALGQPARVFTNHFDAHTKPVEPNGPTLDADTRESLTKFEQEVHGCAPDTKVVVPTYFQPFSL from the coding sequence ATGCGTACGATTCTCGCTTTGGTCGCCGGCGTCCTCCCGTTTCTGGCTTGCGCGGCAAAAACTGCGGATTCAACGACCCCGTCGCACGTGTCCGACGCCGTTCGGCTCACGTACCTCGGGGTGGCGGGTTGGAAAATCCAGGCCGGCGACCACGTGCTTCTCGTCGATCCCTATTTCACGCGGGCACCGATTCACGACGGTGGTGGACCGCTCGTGCCCGATGAAGCGCAGATTGCGCGGTATGCGCCGGATTCGGCCGAAGGAATTCTCGTGGAGCACTCCCATTGGGACCACGTACTCGACGTGCCCTTTCTCGCCAAGCGCACGGGTGCCACCGTCGCCGGCACCGACAGCGCGCTGAACGTGCTGCGTTCTTCGGGTGTGCCCGAATCGCAGCTTCGGGAGGCGCGCGGCGGGGAGACGTTCCAGATTGGCCCCTTCTCGGTGCGCGCCATCCACGCGCTTCATTCGCTCATCGGCATGCCATCGGGCAACATCCCGCGCGGGGTGACTTTGCCGATGGCCGCCGAAGGGTACCTCCCGGGCGAGACGCTCCAATATTTGGTGCGCGTGAACGGTCGCTCGATCCTGTTCATCGGCTCGGCGAATTACATCGAGAGCGAACTGCAAGGGCTGCGACCGGACGTGGCCATCGTGGCGACCGGACTTCGCGAAAAGGTTCCCGGCTACACGTGCCGTCTGATGCACGCGCTGGGACAGCCCGCGCGCGTGTTCACGAACCACTTCGATGCGCACACGAAGCCGGTCGAGCCAAACGGCCCAACCCTCGATGCGGACACCCGCGAATCGCTGACGAAGTTCGAGCAAGAAGTCCACGGCTGCGCGCCGGACACCAAGGTCGTCGTTCCGACGTATTTCCAGCCGTTTTCACTATGA
- a CDS encoding TonB-dependent receptor, protein MAIAAPARAQGTAVLTGKIKDAATNKGVADVVVTLTSKALQGEQIVTTDASGSYRIPSLPPGDYELHLDKEGYRAYQRNQIQLRADATIRLDAELLPDGFVAPVVVIKPIAPVVDMGSSSTGTSINEDFVLRVPVTNPGAHGGAQRTFESVAEAAPGANADQYGTSIGGATSPENAYVVDGVRTNSAKYGINGSPLSIEFIKEVNVLSGGYMPEYGRSTGGILNVVTKSGSNEFHGSAWANWTPGALEGKRKYPYFTGTAIQTRRSLGNIYDIGFDQSGPIVKDKLWYYVGFGVSRAIYNLDRSIWATAYNPDGTVAGTSEIGGTNKQYKATATSYQIFAKLDYRINSSNKLALTFAATPTMAGGGGDYGVNPTTGLVEGASTREFNLFGTYGAQAHTYQSGAFDTVLKWTTDFDNKSKIVETTLGWHHEVGGVLPADGFDVGSGLGYSAIPHVWYRRTNPSPHSLTDFENVAGCGTATVTGSDGKPKTLPTCPVPEYRAGGADFINKQVMDVYSFKSVGTVLAQALGHHVIKAGVDVELLTSWWSRGYTGGMRWREATDGSSFLAHRAYGYLQGPDQPVEVDRWVTRTYSLNVGGFLQDSWQLFDKVTLNAGVRYDNQLMFGSDGKMLMTLPNQISPRLGLIFDPTQAGRSKLFVNYARFYESVPLNLLDRQTGETQLQQSVDPAKCNPLDPAQASGVCRTDAARVRAGAAAGSTPDRKYATIGGGKGVIDPDISPQSSSEIVAGGEYEIVKNGRFGLTYTRRWMNNVIEDMSNDEGATYFIGNPGKGIGKAFPEATRNYDAGTAYFMKNFSDNWLAQVSYTLSWLRGNVAGLYDPTTGQLDPNINGTYDLKSLLVNQTGDLPGDRRHSFKVFGAKDFAITSDSTVQVGGSFQASSGRPTNFLGGHRTYGTDLIYILPRGTGDRLPWTYNFGAHLGYQVRFGGGMTLAFTMDVFNLFNFQGEMSRDQRYTSADTRAIPNGTRADLPNNVRGQDGTPFSPSSINPNFGRADYYQEPRQFRFGIRGSF, encoded by the coding sequence ATGGCCATTGCCGCCCCGGCGCGGGCGCAGGGCACTGCGGTGCTCACGGGCAAAATAAAGGATGCTGCCACCAACAAAGGAGTTGCCGACGTTGTCGTCACCCTGACATCGAAAGCTCTTCAAGGTGAGCAAATCGTAACGACCGATGCGTCAGGATCGTATCGCATCCCCTCACTGCCGCCGGGAGATTACGAGCTGCACCTCGATAAAGAGGGATATCGCGCATATCAGCGCAATCAAATACAACTCCGGGCCGATGCCACCATTCGACTCGACGCCGAGTTGCTTCCCGACGGATTCGTCGCCCCCGTCGTGGTCATAAAGCCCATCGCGCCGGTGGTGGACATGGGATCCAGCAGCACCGGAACGAGCATCAACGAGGACTTCGTGCTTCGCGTCCCGGTGACCAATCCCGGAGCGCATGGCGGCGCGCAGCGAACCTTCGAATCGGTGGCCGAAGCCGCGCCCGGGGCAAATGCCGACCAATACGGCACCTCGATTGGCGGGGCGACGTCCCCGGAGAATGCATATGTCGTCGATGGTGTTCGTACGAACAGTGCCAAATACGGCATCAACGGATCGCCGCTGTCGATCGAGTTCATCAAAGAGGTGAACGTCCTTTCCGGTGGGTACATGCCGGAGTACGGCCGGTCCACCGGTGGCATTCTCAACGTGGTCACCAAGTCGGGCAGCAACGAATTCCATGGTTCAGCATGGGCCAATTGGACGCCGGGCGCGCTGGAGGGCAAGCGCAAGTATCCTTATTTTACCGGAACGGCCATTCAGACGCGCCGCTCCCTGGGCAACATTTACGACATAGGGTTCGACCAGAGCGGGCCAATCGTGAAGGACAAGCTCTGGTATTACGTCGGATTCGGAGTTTCGCGTGCCATTTACAACTTGGACCGATCCATCTGGGCGACGGCGTACAATCCGGATGGAACCGTCGCCGGCACGTCGGAGATTGGCGGCACGAACAAGCAGTACAAGGCTACCGCCACCTCGTATCAAATTTTCGCGAAGCTCGATTACCGCATCAACTCGAGCAACAAGCTCGCGCTGACCTTCGCGGCTACGCCCACGATGGCCGGCGGCGGGGGCGATTACGGCGTGAACCCGACCACGGGCCTCGTCGAAGGGGCCAGCACCCGGGAGTTCAATCTCTTCGGCACCTATGGCGCGCAGGCGCACACGTACCAATCTGGCGCGTTCGATACGGTGCTCAAGTGGACGACGGACTTCGACAACAAATCGAAAATCGTCGAAACCACCTTGGGGTGGCACCACGAGGTCGGGGGCGTGCTCCCCGCCGACGGCTTCGATGTGGGCAGCGGCCTTGGGTACTCCGCCATTCCGCACGTGTGGTACCGGCGAACCAATCCATCGCCGCACAGCCTCACGGACTTCGAAAATGTAGCGGGGTGCGGAACGGCCACGGTCACCGGCTCGGATGGCAAACCGAAAACCCTTCCGACGTGTCCTGTGCCGGAATATCGGGCGGGTGGGGCCGACTTCATCAACAAGCAAGTCATGGACGTGTACTCGTTCAAGAGCGTGGGCACGGTCCTCGCGCAAGCCCTCGGCCACCACGTGATCAAGGCTGGCGTCGATGTCGAGCTTCTGACCTCCTGGTGGAGCCGCGGATATACGGGCGGCATGCGGTGGCGGGAGGCCACGGACGGGTCGAGCTTTTTGGCGCACCGCGCTTACGGCTATTTGCAAGGGCCGGACCAGCCGGTGGAAGTGGACCGATGGGTCACGCGCACGTATTCGCTCAACGTCGGCGGCTTCCTCCAGGACAGTTGGCAACTCTTCGACAAGGTGACGCTCAATGCGGGTGTTCGCTACGACAATCAATTGATGTTTGGCAGTGACGGCAAGATGCTCATGACGTTGCCGAACCAGATTTCGCCCCGCCTCGGCCTGATTTTCGACCCCACGCAGGCAGGTCGGTCGAAGCTTTTCGTCAACTACGCGCGGTTTTACGAGAGCGTCCCGCTGAATCTTCTGGATCGGCAGACCGGCGAAACCCAGCTTCAGCAATCGGTCGACCCGGCAAAGTGCAATCCACTCGATCCCGCACAGGCCTCCGGCGTGTGTCGTACGGACGCGGCACGCGTTCGTGCTGGGGCAGCCGCCGGAAGCACGCCCGATCGCAAATATGCAACCATCGGTGGCGGCAAGGGGGTGATCGATCCGGACATTTCGCCGCAGTCGTCCAGCGAGATCGTGGCCGGTGGTGAGTACGAAATCGTCAAGAACGGCCGCTTTGGCCTGACGTACACGCGCCGCTGGATGAACAACGTGATCGAAGACATGAGCAACGACGAAGGCGCCACGTACTTCATTGGCAACCCGGGAAAGGGGATCGGCAAGGCTTTCCCGGAGGCAACACGCAACTACGACGCGGGTACGGCCTACTTCATGAAGAACTTCAGCGACAACTGGCTTGCGCAGGTGAGCTACACGTTGTCCTGGCTCCGCGGAAACGTCGCAGGGCTCTACGATCCCACCACGGGGCAGCTCGATCCGAACATCAATGGGACGTACGATCTCAAGAGCTTGCTCGTGAATCAAACGGGCGATCTTCCCGGCGACAGGCGCCATAGCTTCAAGGTATTCGGCGCCAAAGATTTTGCGATTACCTCGGACTCCACCGTGCAGGTGGGCGGCTCGTTTCAAGCGTCCTCGGGCCGGCCGACGAACTTCCTCGGGGGGCACCGCACGTATGGCACCGATCTCATTTACATCCTGCCGCGCGGCACCGGCGACCGTCTGCCGTGGACGTACAACTTCGGCGCGCACCTCGGCTACCAGGTGCGTTTCGGCGGCGGCATGACCTTGGCGTTTACGATGGACGTCTTCAATTTGTTCAACTTCCAGGGCGAAATGAGCCGCGACCAGCGGTACACGTCCGCCGACACGCGGGCCATTCCCAATGGGACGCGGGCCGACCTTCCCAACAACGTGCGCGGGCAGGACGGGACGCCCTTCTCGCCGAGCTCGATCAATCCGAACTTCGGCCGCGCCGATTACTACCAAGAGCCGCGTCAATTCCGCTTCGGCATTCGAGGGAGCTTCTAA
- a CDS encoding methyltransferase domain-containing protein, with amino-acid sequence MTAITTDNRPVLRTPYQKSIAAYWNAERDPVNLRLGDVDGLYHHHYGIGDVDPSVWEGPEKTRDERIIAELHRLESAQGDYLIDHLGDISPEDRLLDAGSGRGGTSFMANQRFGCQVDGVTISTAQVEFANNQAGQRRVSDKVKFHFRNMLDTGFETASMRGIWTNETTMYVDLFEAFKEFSRLLKFGGRYVCITGCYNDLTGGRSKAVIQIDERYTCNVHARSEYFRALAANNLVPINVVDLTAATIPYWELRAKSSVATGVEDPFLTAYREGSFHYLLIAADKI; translated from the coding sequence ATGACAGCAATAACCACCGACAACCGTCCCGTTCTGCGAACTCCTTACCAAAAGTCCATCGCGGCGTATTGGAACGCCGAGCGGGACCCGGTCAACCTGCGGCTTGGCGACGTCGATGGCCTCTACCACCACCACTATGGCATCGGCGATGTCGACCCCTCCGTGTGGGAGGGCCCGGAGAAGACGCGTGACGAGCGGATCATCGCCGAGTTGCATCGGCTCGAGTCCGCCCAGGGTGACTACCTCATCGATCACCTCGGCGACATCTCGCCGGAAGATCGTCTGCTGGACGCCGGCTCGGGGCGTGGTGGCACCAGCTTCATGGCGAACCAGCGATTCGGTTGCCAGGTCGACGGCGTGACGATTTCCACCGCCCAGGTGGAATTCGCCAACAATCAAGCCGGGCAGCGCCGCGTCTCCGACAAGGTGAAGTTTCACTTCCGTAACATGCTCGATACGGGCTTCGAGACGGCCTCGATGCGCGGCATCTGGACCAACGAAACCACGATGTACGTGGACCTGTTCGAGGCCTTCAAGGAGTTCTCGCGGCTGCTCAAGTTCGGTGGCCGCTACGTCTGCATCACCGGCTGCTACAACGATCTGACGGGCGGCCGCTCCAAGGCCGTCATTCAGATCGACGAGCGCTACACGTGCAACGTGCACGCGCGCAGCGAGTACTTCCGCGCGCTGGCGGCCAACAACCTGGTGCCGATCAACGTGGTCGATCTCACCGCCGCGACCATTCCCTATTGGGAGCTCCGCGCCAAGTCGTCCGTCGCCACCGGCGTGGAAGATCCCTTCCTCACGGCATACCGCGAAGGCAGCTTCCATTACCTGCTCATCGCGGCCGACAAGATCTGA
- a CDS encoding carboxylesterase family protein: protein MTESGPVKGALFEGYRSFQAIPYAAPPVGERRWLEPGPVAAWSEPRDATKPPNACVQGGGAKPVSGAEDCLYLNVTTSRGTASSGLKPVMVWLHGGAFTSGFAHRYDPHRLAQAGDAVVVTVNYRLGIFGLLAHPGLSDTDFSLLDQQAALRWVQRNARAFGGDPNNVTFFGESAGGLSVCAHMTSPSSAGLFHRAGIQSGICTTDWPDQGLDPDSPAGTGWLSPEEARARGVVAAQGVGCSDPKTAIACMRNISAADLLASPAVQGPPAFGYLSYGSRILPQHPAKALAEGRFHRVPVLVGSNLDEGRAFVLAYHARNPITAERYRELLRTSYGENADRVEAQYPLSGYDSPALAWAAVITDRVIACPTLRGERFLAAKTPVYAFEFADRNAPAVLPVPPGMPPGAMHTSELLYLFDIPPFNPNFTEVQKALSASMVRYWTRFAKTGNPTASELPAWTRFRGTNAVPYVQSLGTGDGGIHAVDFGAEHQCDFWNSLE, encoded by the coding sequence ATGACCGAATCGGGGCCGGTGAAGGGCGCCCTGTTCGAGGGGTACCGCAGCTTCCAGGCGATCCCGTACGCCGCGCCGCCGGTGGGGGAACGTCGGTGGCTCGAGCCCGGTCCCGTTGCCGCGTGGTCGGAGCCACGCGATGCCACCAAGCCACCGAACGCGTGCGTCCAAGGCGGTGGGGCCAAGCCGGTCTCCGGCGCCGAGGACTGCCTCTACCTCAATGTGACGACGTCGCGCGGAACGGCATCGAGCGGGCTCAAACCCGTCATGGTGTGGCTGCATGGTGGCGCGTTCACCAGTGGCTTCGCGCACCGGTACGATCCGCATCGCCTCGCCCAAGCGGGGGATGCCGTGGTCGTGACAGTCAATTACCGCCTCGGAATTTTCGGCCTGCTCGCGCACCCGGGCCTTTCCGACACGGATTTCAGTTTGCTGGATCAGCAGGCGGCGCTCCGCTGGGTGCAGCGCAATGCGCGGGCCTTTGGCGGCGATCCGAACAACGTGACCTTCTTCGGCGAATCGGCCGGCGGGTTGAGCGTGTGTGCGCATATGACTTCGCCATCCTCGGCGGGGCTCTTTCACCGCGCGGGGATTCAAAGCGGGATCTGCACGACGGATTGGCCCGATCAAGGACTCGATCCGGACAGCCCCGCAGGGACGGGATGGCTGTCGCCCGAGGAGGCACGCGCGCGCGGCGTGGTCGCGGCCCAAGGTGTGGGCTGCTCCGATCCGAAAACGGCGATCGCATGCATGCGCAATATCTCGGCGGCGGACTTGCTCGCATCCCCCGCGGTGCAGGGGCCGCCCGCATTCGGATATCTGTCGTACGGCTCGCGCATTTTGCCGCAGCACCCCGCGAAGGCGCTCGCCGAAGGGCGCTTTCATCGCGTCCCCGTGCTCGTGGGGTCGAATCTCGACGAAGGCCGCGCGTTCGTGCTCGCCTACCACGCCCGCAATCCCATTACCGCCGAGCGCTATCGCGAATTGCTGAGGACCTCGTACGGCGAAAATGCCGATCGCGTCGAAGCGCAGTATCCGCTCAGCGGCTACGATTCTCCGGCGCTGGCATGGGCGGCGGTCATCACCGATCGCGTGATCGCTTGCCCGACATTGCGGGGCGAGCGCTTCCTCGCGGCCAAGACGCCCGTTTATGCCTTCGAGTTCGCGGACCGCAACGCTCCGGCGGTTCTCCCCGTTCCGCCGGGTATGCCGCCGGGGGCCATGCACACGTCCGAGCTGCTTTATCTATTCGATATACCGCCGTTCAATCCCAACTTCACGGAGGTGCAGAAAGCGCTCTCCGCGTCGATGGTGCGCTATTGGACGCGCTTTGCGAAGACCGGCAATCCAACTGCGTCCGAGCTGCCCGCCTGGACGCGTTTCCGCGGCACGAACGCAGTGCCCTACGTGCAATCGCTGGGCACCGGGGACGGGGGAATTCACGCCGTCGATTTCGGCGCCGAACACCAATGCGACTTCTGGAACAGTCTCGAATGA
- a CDS encoding haloacid dehalogenase type II, giving the protein MMATIKALLFDVFGTLVDWYGSIQERAESIAAREGVVLDGGRLALLWRQRYAPSMATVTSGKRPWCDLDQLHRESLDEVLAELAVDLSRPAREELVAGWHELRPWPDVVASLPRLRARRITAALSNGHVRLLVDLKRHAGLDFDTILSAELARSYKPEAIVYQTAARLLGLEPDQVMLVACHAWDLTGAAKAGLRTAHVTRPAEWGPGSAAPPVSAEMNARDLADLADQFDALDRTA; this is encoded by the coding sequence ATGATGGCAACGATTAAAGCTTTGCTCTTCGACGTATTTGGGACCTTGGTCGATTGGTACGGCTCGATCCAGGAGCGCGCGGAATCGATCGCTGCGCGCGAGGGTGTCGTACTCGACGGTGGGCGCCTGGCACTGCTTTGGCGTCAACGCTATGCGCCTTCGATGGCCACGGTCACGAGTGGGAAGCGCCCGTGGTGCGACTTGGATCAGTTGCACCGCGAATCGCTGGACGAAGTGCTCGCGGAGCTGGCCGTGGATTTGTCTCGCCCCGCGCGTGAAGAGCTGGTGGCCGGCTGGCACGAACTGCGCCCGTGGCCCGATGTGGTAGCGAGTCTGCCCCGCCTGCGGGCGCGGCGAATCACGGCGGCCCTTTCCAACGGACACGTGCGGCTGCTCGTTGATTTGAAGCGCCACGCCGGCCTCGACTTCGATACCATTTTGTCTGCGGAATTGGCCCGTTCCTACAAGCCCGAGGCCATCGTTTACCAGACCGCCGCCCGCCTTCTCGGCCTGGAGCCGGACCAAGTCATGCTCGTCGCTTGCCATGCGTGGGATCTGACCGGTGCGGCCAAAGCAGGATTGCGCACCGCGCACGTGACCCGCCCGGCGGAGTGGGGCCCCGGTTCGGCGGCGCCTCCGGTTTCGGCGGAGATGAATGCGCGCGATCTCGCCGATCTGGCCGATCAATTCGACGCGTTGGATCGCACCGCGTAA
- a CDS encoding cytochrome c encodes MNRALLGSSLLVACLSIACGGSNQPAATATTATSTGDGEAQAERGAKLYAEHCARCHGASGEGGRKAPPVVGKEALPLDPRPEQKYRKNQFHTALDVAQFVVKTMPPDKPGSVSETEYWDILAFDLKANGVPVAGKRIDAESAAGIVLH; translated from the coding sequence ATGAATCGAGCACTCTTGGGTTCGTCGCTGCTCGTTGCGTGTCTGTCCATCGCATGCGGCGGCTCGAACCAACCTGCCGCCACCGCCACGACCGCCACGAGCACCGGGGACGGTGAGGCCCAGGCCGAGCGCGGGGCCAAGCTCTATGCGGAGCACTGCGCCCGTTGCCACGGTGCAAGCGGTGAGGGTGGCCGCAAAGCTCCGCCGGTCGTCGGAAAAGAAGCACTTCCTCTGGATCCGCGTCCGGAGCAGAAATACCGAAAAAACCAGTTCCACACGGCACTCGACGTGGCGCAGTTCGTCGTGAAGACCATGCCGCCGGACAAGCCCGGATCGGTCTCCGAAACCGAGTACTGGGACATCCTGGCCTTCGACCTCAAGGCCAACGGCGTCCCCGTCGCCGGCAAACGCATCGACGCCGAGAGCGCTGCCGGCATCGTGCTTCACTGA
- a CDS encoding AraC family transcriptional regulator, with protein MKGINVAGVAATVSANFDILAKAARENAPRETPSSGTRVFVWQPEGITGVNVMRIENNSTMAASYTSHHTIGVIYDGSLDWWYRRETVTLRGGALKLKEPGEVHRDQRIHAPFTLQEATFGREAIAEAAEAFDLPPAVSFRRVAQGTYPRATRLAFAMHDALHGSASALETQVIVAEALGEVLTSCTETRTVPEVPRTISRVREFLHDTFAEKISLDELAAQVGMNKYHLVRAFRTELGIPPYEYLTQIRIARARELLATGCSAARVAQVVGLYDESQLHRHFRRIVGISPGRYARAISSRA; from the coding sequence GTGAAGGGCATCAACGTCGCGGGCGTCGCGGCCACTGTCAGTGCAAATTTCGATATTCTTGCGAAAGCGGCGCGCGAAAACGCGCCCCGGGAGACACCGTCGAGCGGCACGCGGGTCTTCGTATGGCAGCCCGAAGGCATCACCGGTGTGAACGTGATGCGCATCGAAAACAATTCCACCATGGCGGCGTCGTACACCAGTCACCACACGATTGGGGTGATTTACGACGGCTCGCTGGATTGGTGGTACCGCCGTGAAACGGTGACCCTTCGCGGCGGGGCGCTCAAGCTCAAAGAGCCGGGCGAGGTGCATAGGGATCAACGGATTCACGCTCCGTTCACTTTGCAGGAGGCGACGTTCGGTCGCGAGGCCATCGCCGAAGCCGCCGAGGCCTTCGACCTTCCCCCGGCCGTGTCGTTCCGGCGTGTCGCGCAAGGAACGTATCCGCGTGCCACACGCCTTGCATTTGCGATGCACGATGCCCTTCATGGATCGGCCTCGGCGCTGGAAACGCAGGTGATCGTGGCCGAGGCGCTCGGGGAGGTGCTCACCTCGTGCACGGAAACGCGAACGGTGCCCGAAGTGCCGCGCACCATCTCGCGCGTGCGTGAATTCCTGCACGACACCTTCGCTGAAAAGATCTCGCTGGATGAACTGGCCGCTCAGGTGGGAATGAACAAATACCACCTCGTGCGAGCCTTTCGTACCGAGCTAGGCATTCCACCTTATGAATATTTGACGCAAATCCGGATTGCACGCGCGCGCGAACTCCTCGCCACGGGATGCAGCGCGGCGCGGGTGGCGCAGGTGGTCGGCCTGTACGACGAAAGCCAGCTTCATCGCCATTTTCGGCGCATCGTCGGAATCTCTCCCGGGCGGTACGCACGCGCCATTTCGTCGAGAGCGTGA
- a CDS encoding EthD family reductase, with protein sequence MIRVSVIYPAGEGKVFDLAYYTNEHMPLAGKLLKPIRYEIDDGLTGATPDSSPPYLAASYLYFETADDFHEAAKLHLEQLVADIPNYTNSEPVIQISKVVASVSPKAE encoded by the coding sequence ATGATTCGAGTGTCCGTTATCTACCCCGCGGGCGAGGGAAAGGTGTTCGACCTCGCGTACTATACGAACGAGCACATGCCCCTCGCCGGCAAGCTGCTGAAGCCCATCCGATATGAAATCGACGATGGGCTCACCGGGGCCACCCCCGACTCGTCACCGCCGTACTTGGCTGCGAGCTACCTGTATTTCGAAACTGCGGACGACTTTCACGAAGCGGCCAAGCTGCACCTCGAGCAGCTCGTGGCGGACATTCCGAATTATACGAACAGCGAACCCGTTATTCAGATAAGCAAGGTCGTCGCGTCCGTTTCGCCCAAAGCGGAGTAG